The Halichondria panicea chromosome 17, odHalPani1.1, whole genome shotgun sequence DNA segment TACCTGTCGTTGTGATCATCCCTACCAGTGTTGTTCACCAGTAGGCAGTCTTTCATTGTCGAGTATCTATACAGTCCCTCAGCAGCTATCCCGTATCCATTACTGTCTCGAATGGTTATCGATTGCATTGTTATAGCAGTCACATCTTTAAGAGCAACTGCCGCTTGAATGGAGATTAAACTAAAATGGCTAAAAAAACTTTTGTCTGATATTTTTTGTCCACATGATGAGATGGTAAGGTTTCCAATAATGAGAGTATCTATGTTCTGAAAAATAAATCCCGCTGCTACAGTACAACGAATGTTAGCTGTTTTTTCTGCTGCACTGAATAATGTGATGCTCACAAGATTGGCTATTTGAAAGCTTAAACTCAGAGTGTGCAATCCTGGCATGAAAATGAACTGTGTGTTGTTCAAATGACTTACATTTGCATATTGGTTCAATGTCTTGCATGGTTGCCTTGGGCATGTCGTGTTCGATCCATTGTCTGGTCTGACGTACAAAATACTGTCCCAGTCTTGTCTGAAGTCTGTGAAACAGTCTCCTTGGTGTGTTATAGCCAACACAACAGCAAATAGTAGCAATTGCATTTTACATAACCAGTGAAGTTATCAACTAAGTTTATGGTAGATCTACACACTTTCACTGCCTTTATATTTTTGTTTCCTAAATGTTAGTTCTGAGCCCCCATATAATTGTTCTTCGCTTGCTGTTATTTTCTTGCTTATTATAATttgcaaataatattatatgatTATTATTACGGCTTACTTTCGtcagtgtgtgtttgtacaacCAGCATGTACTGGAGAACTGGCAGTAATAACATGcataaacacatgcacattattTAATTTCATGTGTTGGTAGTTGGTATTACCATGCAGGATGTACAGTATTATCAGTCTTCTGTTTAGTATAGTAAATTTAGTATAACACTGTAGTACGTTATATGCATGGTTTGTGTTGCATGGTATGTAGCTTATACTTTCTATGGAGCAACGCCTCCTCAGCGGTAAGTCAAAATCCAAgagtggctagaagcctatatatagaaactgttagttttcgtcgcattgcaactgcGGAGTATAGTTACGGCTGGAatagacacacccacacccacatacGCACGCAGTCAGCTTAATCGTATTCTTTGAGGAATAACAAGTATGCACTTTGCAATGTTGTTGCAATTTACATTATGTATATACTTGTAAGTACATTTTGTTTTCTATTTCTATTTCTATAATGCAGTACTTGACACAAATGTGTCTACACTCTCTAGATATAGCTACAATGTATCTTTAGTTTCTCAGTTGGTATCTTCACTTGATCTTGGCTCACTGTTTTCTCCTCGTGAATCAGATGTTGTGGACATGATTATCTTCAGAATGCTCTCTCTCTTGTACATCTATACACGTGATAGGAGATAATGAAAAGAAATGTCAAAGGCTGTGACTATAGTTAAGTGTAGGTGGCAGTGAATTGTGTATTATTGCCTTGTCCACTAAATTCAGGTTGTTTTGTAGTTGAACGGAAAgagaaaaatgacaaaatggttaactataactatatagaTTTGTGTAAAACAAAGCATTAAGAATATTCAACCACATTTTTGGTATAGATTCCCACAAGAAAGTAAAAATTAGGATGCATTACTGTCAATGCTACCCCATAGTATTTGTACTCATTATTCTTGGAGGTCATAGCAAACCAAATCATTCTAAATAAGAGTATACAGTCCAGTCCAGAATCGATAGTGATGTTTAATCAAATGTGGGCTAGTGTAAGCGTAAAAAATGGCTTTAGTTTGCCACTCATCTTCGTCCTCTCACATGAAAATATTTGTAGCGCGCGGTTGAATAAAAGGGAGCATTAAAGTGTACAGAgcattgaagtacatgtatattattatgcgCATTCCTAACACGTTGGTAAAGttatttttgtgtgtgatCTCTACCTTCATTTCCTCGCCAAATTTAcaccctatatacatgtatacggtcAAGAGCAGatgaggggatggagcgtcttCCTGGTCTTAATCTGAATAGTATTGCGATCCTTTTTTGCGGATTCACTAACATCTTAACCACActccttgtttgtaatgtgctaagtgctctgtacatgtgtgactGATAACATGTTTGATCTAATAATGGAACCTGCaatacagaggatttcaagttggttggcagaagttaaaacTTGAAGTGCAatcaaccatgaccactagTGAAGTAAAACATACATGTTTGTACAGCATCTTTGTTTGTGGACTTTTAggcacaataatattatagtttgGCATAtctttcaatataattattagtcatTGTCAAGTATATGCACTTTGCAATGTTGTTGCAATGTGTATCATTTACATTATGAAATGTTTATACTAGTAAGTACTTTCTGTTTTTTATGTCTAATGCAGTATTTCACACAAGTGTGTATGGATAGCTACAATGTATCTAAATAAACTTTAATTGGTTTCTTCACTTGATCTTGGCTCGCAGCTTTCTTCTTGTGAATCAGGTTTTGGAACATGATCATCTTCAGAATTGAGCTCTCTGTCTTGTACATCTAGCTCTCTCTCCCAGTTATAATTCTCGTCGAGCTGTCTTTCGCCATTGAAATCATTGTTCATTTCTTGAACCTGAGGGTCTTCTTGGGGCAGCCTTACGTATTGTATCCTGCCTCTGTTCCAGTGTTCGACAGCTGCTCTCCAACATCGAGTCCCCTGAATACTTCCCACACAGCGAGCGAGCAGACTGGTCTCTTTCAGACGTTTGTACACATGGTAGGCGAGAATGAACAGAAACGTCACAAAGGCTATGACTAGTGAAGTGTAAGTGGCAGTGATTTGTGTTTCGTTGCCTCTTCCACTAAATTCAGGTTGTCTTGTAGCCGAATAAAATgaaaaaaatgacaaaatggTTAGATTTGTGTAAAACGAAGCATTAAGAATATTCAACCACTGTTGTTTGTAGATTCCTCcaagaaaaacaataataCTCAAAATAAGGATGCATATTACTGTCAATGCTACCCCATAGTCCTTGTACTCGTTGTTCTTTGAGGTAACAGCAAACCAAATACTACTAATCATTCTAAATAAGAGTAACAGCCCAGTCCAGAATCGATAGCGATGCTTGATCACATGAGGGCTAGTGTAAGCGTCAAAAATGGCTTTAGTTTAGCCACCCATCTCAGTCCCCTCACATGAGAATATCTTTGCAATGGTTGAATAAAGGAGCATTATAGTATACAGAACAGTAGCTATTCCAAACAAAACACCAATCACCACCAGAGCTAGGTGCTTCCCTTGCCAACACAATACATTACCGTCGGGTAACCAGTGTTGCTTACTGGTATTGTTAGGTGTAGTATCCACCGGAACTATCTAGAAGTAGCTGTAATGTATCTGTAATGATCTAGAACAATCTAGCTAGAATTGGAACTGTACTTTGTACTTAGTGGAAACTTCTAGAAGTTACTTTAGCTTTGTATATATAAGAAGGTTCTGTACTGTGCTCGGTGTGTTCTATTCTACCCCAAGAATATTTATctatgtcaaagtgaagacaATTAATAGATACAACATTAGGATATTGTATCGTTGAGCAGGAAAACACAGCCACTTCAGCTTGAAGAATTGTGGTGTAGGAAAGTAGTATGATTGTAGCCAGCACTTTCACAGCATTCTTACCAACAAATCGAGTAATCCGACTTGATTTTgagctaataataattagtagTCCTAATCCTATCCAAACAAATAGAGGTACAAACAAATTCAAGATGACTTGTCCAAAAACATCGAAACCATTGTAAAAGCACACACTCATGCCTATATACAAGTTGAACCAAGCCACCAGGCTGGATAAGGCAGAAGACCATTGCAAAGGATGTAAGAATAATTCCTCGCTAACATGAAACATACTAGTGTAGAATAGGAATCCATTTATTGTTCCGTCTGTGATGGTCACATTACACCAAAGCATGAAGAGCAGAGCTAGAACTGCAACCACTAGAGGGCCTAGCAGAAGGAGAAGCCGGTATGTAATACTATGGTCTGAACACTGGACACACTTGGTTGAACTTATGGCTGAGCTGTATGGCGTCCTACACGCTCCACATAAAATTCCGGTTCTGTCTCTTCGACATTGCTGATCTGGATCGAATGTTTCACTGATGTTTATAGATATTACATTATAGTCACAATACAGCTGTGGACAGTATGAAAACTTTATGAAACCATTTCCAATTTTGGAGTCAGTATCAGTATCGTTATGGTAACCTATCCATGTTAAGCCTGGTTTTTGAATAGTTTGGTCACTAGCGTTATAAGTACTGTCTTCGGAAGACCAATAACAAAAGCCAGTTGTTTTATTTATTACAGTTCCCAATGGACAGTTTCGATATGTTATGTTTATCGATCGTGAGTAAGTTCCTCCTAGGGCACCAGAGTCTGATTGTATGAGAATTACTACTTTTCCCTCTCTTGTAGTAGTATTTTGTCCTGATGTCAGTGTTATGGTACTGCATTCAGCTTTGATAGTATGATGGTAAGGTTTCCCTCTTGAGATGTTGGCCAAGATCAAGATAGTAGCTGGAACAGGATTGTTAAATTGTCCCACAGCAACAAGAGACACATCGAACAATTGACCTGGATATATGGTTTGATGGATACTTCTGTTGTTTTtttcacaattaattttttttccTGCACAAAAGCAAATATGTTTTGGAAATGAGGTCACATAGGAGAGATTAGATTTGTTCCATTGCCATGAAACTTCATTAAAAATTTTTTTGTAAACTAGCGTACTATTGATGCCAAATGTTGTATGGCATTTATCCATAAACCCTCCAAATATCTGACTTCCAGCGTATCCAGCAGTGTTGTTGATCATTACCACATGAATGGTGTCCAATATTTGCTTCTTTTGAGGTTTAGGTAACGAATTGCTAGCAATGTGCACTTGATAAAAACACAGTGGCTTAGATTGTAAGCACTGATCTTCTGCGTATATGCCTCCTCCAGATAAAATAGCTTTGTTATTTTCAAATGTCAAAGTGGTATTTGGGCTGAACAAAATGTACGAACTTTGACAGAGAACTAGGCCCCCACCATCAAGGCCTGTATTATTTGTTATGGTCACAATGCCACTGAACACAATATTTGACCTGAAAGCAGAAATGGCCGTTATGCTGTTATTTACAAAGCTAGAGTCATTGATAATGTTTGTCTTCTCTGTTTACTAATGAAGACAGTAGCTCCTCCGGAAATTAGATCTTGACTATTTTCTGTCTGCGTTAAAAGTTTGTTTCTCAGAAAGTGACTTCGAGCAATGATAACTGTATTGAAAGGAAGAGATGTTGCTTCCACTCCGTTAATCAGATAGCAATATATGTTGATAGCTAGACCACTGTCTGCTTCGGAAGCATTTAAAATATTGTCTACAAAGTAACAGCCGTCTATTTCAACAGTTCCTTTAGGACAAGACTTGTACATGCTCGCTGTTTCAAACAATATGTACAGAGCACCTCCTCTAACTTTACCACTGTTACTAGTAAAGTTTACATTTCTAAAACTAACATAGTTTTCGCATGCAACTGTTATGTTGTCAGGTTCTTGGGGAGGCTGCTTGAAAGTAACGTATGCTCCTCCACCCATAACTGCTGTTCCCTTGACAACGTTACTATTCTCCACAATGACCGTATTGCTCGTATATTGTTTGGCGTTTCCGAGCAGAATGAAAAGGTTTCCTCCTTTACTGGAAAAGCTGTATGCTTTATTGTATTTTAGTTGCACCTCTGACATGTGAATAGTAACATTTGTGCACGAAAGAAACAAAGATATGCCAGTTGCTTTGGTTTGACGTTTGGTATATGAGTCATGTTTGATATGTTGTGCACTTCCATTCAAAAATTTACATCTCATAATTCTCACATAAATCCGCTCGTTTGTGTCAATACTTGGAAAATCTTCGTAGTATTTTAGTACAAAATTACCCCCAAAGAATTTTTCGCTACCAGTGTTGTTCACCAGTAGGCAGTCCTCCATTATTGAGTATCCATACAGTCCCTCAGCAGCTATCCCGTATCCATTACTGTCGCGAATGGTTATCGATTGCATTGTTAGAGCAGTTACATCCTTAAGAGCAACTGCCGCTTGAAAGTGCCCTAATTCGCTGTAAGTACTAACTGGTATATTTTGACCACATGCAGAGATTTGCAGATTTTTGATAGTGATAAAGTTTACGTTTTTAAACATAAATCCTGCTGCTTTATAACACTGAATTTTTACAATCTCTGTCTCATTTCTGCTATCCTTCATACTATCGAGTTCAATATTCATGAGAGAGTCAATGCGAAAGTTTTTACTGAGAGTGTGCAATCCTGGCATGAACATGAACTTTGTGTTGTTCAAATGACTTACGTTTGCGTAATGGTCCAGTGTCTCACATGGTTGCCTTGGGCATATCGTGTTCAATCCATTGTCTGATCTGACATACAAAATATTGTCCCAGTCTTGTCTGAAGTCTGTAAAGCAGTGTCCTTGATGTGTTACAGCCAGCACAACAGCAAATAGTAGCAATTGCATTGTACGTTGATCTCAAAACCAGTAAAGTTGTAGATTAACTCTTGTATTGGATTTAATTGGATTGCATGCCTTTATACTTTCCCGAATGTTAGTTCTGGGCCACCTccatataactataattattccacTTACACTTTCGTGTTTATAGCATTACGGTTTACTTTGTGTGTTTATACAGCCATGCACCTACTTGAGAATTGGTAGTATAATAACATCAACACACATTATACTTAATTGCATGTGTTGGTGGTTGATATGATTTGTtgtaagtatatatagtacgACATCGTAGCTTTGGTTTCTGTTTTATGATAGGAATCTTAAAGTAGCTTTTATTTTCTGTGGAGCAGCGGCTCCTTCTTTGTATACCTTAAgtcactaccgtatatagtatatgtatataacGTATGTATTTGCGTATGGTTCGGGAAAGTTAAAACGTTCATATTGATTTTGAGCTGTGTGAATATTTAATGAATATGCACTAACAAAAAGTACTTTCGAATAggattgctataattatgcttcattGGAATAATGTTACGTTAGACTAATCAGGACAATAAACGTTTGTACAGCATAGTAATACCGAAATTTTGGTATCTCtgatttgtacatgtatatagtcagataattacatgtatacctatAAAGTATATTTTTCACCCCACAGGTAATTCCTACTTTTTATCGCAGCCTTCACTGCTAGGGTCCTTTGCTCATGGGCGTTTCTAGATATTGAggcaggggggtgctcaagagcagtggcggatctaggattcttgaaaggggggttccagggcTCTGAGCGGGTCAAGGACTGTTAAAAAAAAAGGTTGTCACTTCTTCGAAAcggtgagcatgcgcattaacacACAGAATttaaaaaggtcatcacttttcataagcagtctgcatgcactacgctggagagtttttagccttcatagtcaGTCACTaaaactgcacagacaaagtTTTGTATGACTAAGGactaaaggtaagtgagaagtgcatgtgaaagctaggACAATTTGCTAactttcttactagctttcaattgaacccaaagaaccccctctagatccgccactgaagAGCACAGAAAAAAATGAGGCCGCGCGCGCAATTTTACGCCCCCACATTTATTGCGGCACGTTTTTTACATGCATAGCgtgattattattttttttttttcaaaaTAAACAATGTGAAATTGACAAAAGGGACAAAACAAAAAGAAAGGTAAAGGGTACAAACATAAAATAGAAGGGTACATACAAAGGTTCAGTTTATTTGTGGAGGTGGACCTCCGACATCACCAGGTCGATAGCCCCAACTCTGAAGGGGTGTCCACATGACAATCTGGACCCTCTAATAGCTTGAATGGATGATCTTAGGAGGGAAAAGGTTAGTCGGCAACGGAGCCAGGATAGTGTGCTGCTGTATGATTGGTCCCATTTGGATGATAGCATGGAGGCAAGTTTCTTGTAGAAGGTTGTTGCTTCACATGCTAGGCCTCACGTTGCAGAGAGTACTAGAGGGGAGAAGAATGCCTGTTCAATGTCTAGAATTCTTTGTTTGTAGGCCCTTTTTTTAATTAATTCATGTTTGCGATAGACTGTATGTGGGTCGGCGTGTCTGTTGGATGCAGCGTGTGGGTTAAATACCTAACATCAAAAAAGGTTCTTTCAAAGGAGCCTCCCATACTCCATTGGCTGCAAAGTCTAGGCGTGCACCCGGTTGTGTGCTGGCACTTGGCATTTGCTAAATAATATGTACAAACAAAATCCACCCTCTTCAGTTGTTGCACTAGAGGGCAGAATGGTTTGTTATCCTTCATTaacctcgagacagaaccacaaaattaatagattCTAGGTAAGGTTGTTTTTTAACCGCTGCTATTTTCGGCGGCTATTTTCTAAAATAGCCACCTTGCTATTCCGACAAAGTTGAACTCCCCGGCAAGGGTGGccgattaacgagagtctactgtatatatatatgtattcTCAGGAACTACTAAGTGTACTGTATCTCCCTTCAGTCAACATATTTGACCACACAATAATAGGggttttggtaaagatcattaagtTATATACATCAatgtatatctatatatagccaGCCAAGTGTTATTAGCATGTAGCATGCATTGGGTGTATACGTGAGGGCTTATCCTAAAGATAACTATCAATTGAAATTAATGAGGAGGATTAAATCTATGCTACATTTATAGTTGTTAATATGTCAGCCTAAAGTTCAATACTGTCAGTGAATATACTACTTGGTGGGCGCGGTACCCACTCTTAGTTCAGATATGCTGGAGGGGCTTCTCCGCCAGCCAAGTACTGAGCAGGGTACAGGGCAGGGGGCTGTGGTCCAGAGGGGTAGGATTCAGTGTGAGGGTACGGGTACGAGGGATCAGCATATTGTCTAGTTGGGTAGGGGGCAACTGGTTGAGGTGCATACATATCTTGAGGGGGGGGCCTGATTTATGTATTTGAGATTTTGGTCCATGGATTGCATGGGATAGGCTGTATTTTGTATATTTGCAGCTTTCGGCGTAGCATTATTGACTACAGGAGTCCTGGGTGGAAGGTGAGCCAGGCGATGTCTTCTTCTTATGCAAATACAGAACAAGATGATAATCACAGCTATGATGATAATGACGATGATAGGAACAGTTACACCAATGCTGATGATTGGTATGATGTTGGATGACGAGAGAGTAGGTACTGTAATACAATTGTAAATGTCAGGTAATTAGGTGTCactaacatgcatgtattatttgTATTTCAGGTAAATACATAGCTATATAGGTCATTGCAGTAATATGCCAATCACCAAGCTATGTAATATGTCTTGGCCAACATTAATACTTGatactatatatagcataGATTGGCAACTCTAACCTGTAGAACTGCACATTaaggccacatcttgtgtgtgggtgcaatcttcaactccgatagtgttagcaggacaattaatgagtctgctctcagttcctgAGCAACGAAGCTCGTCCAACCATGTTGGAGAGTCCGATAAGATTTCATtgaaactatatatacatgtgcatgcatgcatgcatgcaacaaagTAACTTTTCAAGATGGATGATTCGATGGCGAGTCATGAATGGCTATTATAAGTTAATGAGACTACTCAGTGATGAGCttacacactcaccctagtgttccaactgttccgtatcGAGTATAGGTTGAGAACCCtatagttgacgacaagccaccctTGCATCATTTATACCGAATCTGTCATCACACACTGCcccccattgtccattgtaatatacctccagtctgccagaggagcctcctgtttGGCCTGAGCtgcctaccagcctcaggtctccatcTGAGGGGGAAAAAAACAGCGAAGAATACAAATTAAGGACTGCATGGTTTTGTAATGTCAAGCATTCAGATGCGTAAAAGGACTGTAGTAATGTCACACTATAttcgtatatataattacttgCAGTACAGATCAAGGCCACgtcttgtgtgtgggtgcaatcttcaactccaaTAGTGTTAGCTGGACAATTAACGAGTCTGCTCTTAGTTCCTAAACAAAGAAGCTCGTCCAGCCATGTTGGAGAGTCTGATGAAATTTCATTGAAACTGTACAATAAAGTAAATCTTCAAGATTGATAATTTGATGCAAGTTGTGAAATATGCATGGTTAACATTAATTGTTGATCATGCACTCAATGATGATCTTATAAATTATCTCACCCTAGCGttccaactgttccgtatcTAGTGTAGGTTAagaaccctagttgacgacaagccactcttgcatcatTTGGACTGAAATGGTCGTCACACACTGCCCCCCATTGTCCATTATTATAGACCTCCAAGTCTGCCAGAAGAGCCTCCTATTTGGCCTGAGTtgcctaccagcctcaggtctccatcTGAAGGGTATACAGAGACTTTAATACCTCAGgctggctataattatcattcaaAGTAGTTTTATATGTGTTTGATGAAGCTCAACTTGTTATGATACTGAATATCAGCAGGAAAACTATGAATCCGTTTAAAATAAAAATATGTatgagaatataattatagtccctACAGAAATGATATCAGTAAAAAATAGTGAGTTTCTAAATTGTCTTTTTAATGTGCGTGCATGGATATCTCATGCAGATATTGGTTTGAACTATAGCCCTGTTTACACCACATCTAATCCAGGTTGAATCCGGATTTAATCCGGGTCAGATTTTTCTGAGTAGTGAGCATAGtaaaatgaccactaatttCATTTGGCTGATAAAAAGCTGTGGGCTTACTCTAGAAACACCCACGAATATGTACAACACCtcagaactagagcactaaagtgcaaaccctcggccggctggtgacatgattaagaAACCATATATAAAAACAGATGctgagttttagtggtacatatgcactgtggatcacagcaaagaagcttagagtctcagagaagtatggctcctgtaGAGTAGCTAGGACCTAGCAGTCTGCTACAGAGACAGCAAGccagacacaattctagctttctattttaGCGACCcctttccattgttcctggtacgggatcacttcagctgtaaatacgtagggtGCCTCTAATAAAGGCTGTGTAGTTGCCAACGTGTAAATTCAAgatttttagcttttgctcacttttattcgacaacgaagctttaacatcaaaatctgccaaatttaaaactactaccttgttgttttgaggctatccatggtataaacacagtgctattgCATcgaggtgagtagactcagaatacacaga contains these protein-coding regions:
- the LOC135351318 gene encoding uncharacterized protein LOC135351318, yielding MQLLLFAVVLAVTHQGHCFTDFRQDWDNILYVRSDNGLNTICPRQPCETLDHYANVSHLNNTKFMFMPGLHTLSKNFRIDSLMNIELDSMKDSRNETEIVKIQCYKAAGFMFKNVNFITIKNLQISACGQNIPVSTYSELGHFQAAVALKDVTALTMQSITIRDSNGYGIAAEGLYGYSIMEDCLLVNNTGSEKFFGGNFVLKYYEDFPSIDTNERIYVRIMRCKFLNGSAQHIKHDSYTKRQTKATGISLFLSCTNVTIHMSEVQLKYNKAYSFSSKGGNLFILLGNAKQYTSNTVIVENSNVVKGTAVMGGGAYVTFKQPPQEPDNITVACENYVSFRNVNFTSNSGKVRGGALYILFETASMYKSCPKGTVEIDGCYFVDNILNASEADSGLAINIYCYLINGVEATSLPFNTVIIARSHFLRNKLLTQTENSQDLISGGATVFISKQRRQTLSMTLAL